Proteins encoded by one window of Candidatus Nitrosocosmicus arcticus:
- a CDS encoding DUF72 domain-containing protein, whose amino-acid sequence MCPQLFVGCSGWNYGDSSEKGGWLNVFYPDNKTRKLHYYSQFFNTVEMDATFYNRFYQHMTQGLFIGITKATPADFKISVKVPEIITHEKRLDINKDVMTDLKIFLDKISPLQNSHKLGAIIIQLPPSFTITESKKLEEFLKVLKSDSDTQSDIKFAIEFRHKSWNTEGVLELLQHYDIVSVLTDSPSKENLEFLSDENNITSKSTGVVVRLHGRNTTQGHYWYNYLYSQKELNPWVEKIRKIKEKTDTIFVYFNNHYGGKAILNALQFKEMISEKPLPENEKKVLEKAE is encoded by the coding sequence ATGTGTCCTCAATTATTCGTAGGATGTTCAGGCTGGAATTATGGTGATTCATCTGAAAAGGGAGGATGGCTAAACGTATTTTATCCTGACAATAAAACTCGAAAACTCCACTACTATTCACAATTCTTTAACACAGTTGAAATGGATGCCACCTTCTATAATAGATTCTACCAACATATGACTCAAGGCTTGTTTATAGGAATAACAAAGGCGACACCTGCCGATTTTAAGATCTCAGTGAAAGTTCCAGAAATAATTACGCATGAAAAAAGATTAGATATAAACAAAGATGTAATGACTGATTTAAAGATATTCCTTGACAAAATATCACCTCTACAAAATTCCCATAAACTAGGAGCAATAATTATCCAGTTACCACCAAGTTTTACAATTACGGAATCTAAAAAATTAGAAGAATTTCTTAAAGTATTAAAGAGCGATTCAGATACCCAAAGTGATATCAAATTTGCAATTGAATTTAGACACAAATCATGGAATACAGAAGGTGTACTAGAATTACTTCAACATTATGATATAGTCTCTGTTTTAACTGATTCTCCTTCGAAAGAAAATTTAGAGTTTCTGTCTGACGAAAATAACATAACTTCCAAATCCACCGGGGTAGTAGTTCGACTCCATGGTAGAAATACAACTCAAGGCCACTATTGGTATAACTATCTTTATTCTCAAAAGGAACTTAATCCATGGGTTGAAAAGATTAGAAAAATAAAGGAAAAGACCGACACCATTTTTGTGTACTTTAATAATCACTATGGAGGTAAAGCCATATTAAACGCCCTTCAATTTAAAGAAATGATAAGTGAGAAACCTTTACCCGAAAATGAAAAAAAGGTATTAGAAAAGGCCGAATAG